Proteins encoded together in one Falco biarmicus isolate bFalBia1 chromosome 4, bFalBia1.pri, whole genome shotgun sequence window:
- the DAD1 gene encoding dolichyl-diphosphooligosaccharide--protein glycosyltransferase subunit DAD1, translated as MSGAAGSGAGSAGSVGSVVRRFLVEYGSGTPSRLKVLDAYLLYVLLTGALQFGYCLGVGTFPFNSFLSGFISAVGSFILGVCLRIQINPQNKGEFQGISPERAFADFLFANTILHLVVINFVG; from the exons ATGTCGGGCGCGGCGGGGTCGGGCGCGGGTTCCGCGGGCTCGGTGGGCTCGGTGGTGCGGCGCTTCCTGGTGGAGTACGGCAGCGGCACGCCGAGCCGGCTCAAGGTGCTGGACGCCTACCTTCTCTACGTGCTGCTCACCGGGGCGCTCCAGTTCGGCTACTGCCTCGGCGTCGGCACCTTCCCCTTCAACTCCTTCCTCAGCGGCTTCATCTCCGCGGTCGGCAGCTTCATCCTCGGCG TTTGCCTCCGGATCCAGATCAATCCCCAGAACAAAGGCGAGTTCCAAGGCATTTCACCAGAGCGGGCGTTTGCTGATTTCCTCTTTGCAAACACCATCCTCCATCTTGTCGTCATCAATTTTGTTGGCTGA